In Triticum aestivum cultivar Chinese Spring chromosome 5B, IWGSC CS RefSeq v2.1, whole genome shotgun sequence, the following proteins share a genomic window:
- the LOC123117560 gene encoding uncharacterized protein, giving the protein MSAQVAALRTTGENTMATTAWSYVEYMARWERQVERRQLFLRSYHFSRDAEVSPRARTRRVIWAGARRLRRAAAKGLRRLRARIRLCFGWAAPALRRRSCPRRFRYGRIPRATKASPAPAANAASVCFW; this is encoded by the coding sequence ATGTCCGCGCAGGTAGCGGCGCTGAGGACGACGGGGGAGAATACGATGGCGACCACGGCGTGGTCGTACGTGGAATACATGGCGCGGTGGGAGCGCCAGGTGGAGCGGCGGCAGCTGTTCCTCCGGAGCTACCACTTCTCCCGCGACGCCGAGGTCTcgccgcgcgcgcgcacgcgccgcgTCATCTGGGCCGGGGCGCGACGGCTGCGTCGAGCCGCCGCCAAGGGGCTCCGCCGCCTCCGGGCGCGCATAcgcctctgcttcggctgggccgcGCCCGCGCTCCGCCGCCGCTCCTGCCCGCGCCGGTTCCGCTACGGCCGCATCCCCCGGGCCACGAAGGCGTCGCCGGCCCCGGCCGCAAACGCCGCGTCCGTTTGCTTCTGGTAG